A region of Desulfocurvus vexinensis DSM 17965 DNA encodes the following proteins:
- a CDS encoding type II secretion system protein, with protein MQSRPFTRGARIPAAAGFTLLELIVVVAILGMLTALLLPGLGRKDDAARRRDTDAAFEAIRAAILGPRGQTGPDGQPLIGGYVGAMGELPRLYATVWNPGQERWEVELNEDSPSPDELAVAGWYDKSADPSFTEAETDAFAQPLGLWAEGVRDNNGDWRRFSFPAEWRGPYMAAPRDPYPDDNPFEYGDGTDPEDRWFVLRHSEGRLQDGWGRAFVVLTAGEEATDTGAPRSLVFISAGPDGDYNPEGLLDDPPTGLNADNLIYRITRHEAEDTTLKIARTWARLQALRAAILAPRRTASGAQAEPMGYAADVGGVETLFGSFVYHGTSPSGRVYVCTRSHADTQEPSTGSSYWKAVTGTVDRAQFPGLPAWAAGAQYVQPRPYLLLANADHVLVDDVAYRCTEEEGAYCSGAPPASSDWEATTDVGFPELGLFAKDGTKHDVGECGPYQPVSNYYAGAGALPWWGVNTVDGQPPLALGWRGGYAAAPADGPPLWHDAWDRPLMVRVDHQGNVHLASKGVNASDAGDSSADDLAVTLFRHEFEVPVRVVVRAAGAIQPRDGGQSQSRVELWAPLNGKLHLWQAGANGTVPDEVFRFGRTESDDLSVALLPAEQVKDTDVAIKEVATDSAVSMPAERFVPVGRAYMEYRQQDFKNSDAGTGYYASPHPTQTTNGTSTGPPGCQKTVTIYPLGGEGYELCAD; from the coding sequence ATGCAGAGCCGACCGTTCACGCGCGGGGCGCGCATCCCGGCAGCGGCGGGCTTCACGCTGCTGGAGCTCATCGTCGTGGTCGCCATCCTGGGCATGCTCACGGCGCTGCTGCTGCCCGGCCTGGGCCGCAAGGACGACGCCGCGCGCCGCCGCGACACCGACGCGGCCTTCGAGGCCATCCGCGCGGCCATCCTCGGCCCCCGGGGCCAGACCGGCCCGGACGGCCAGCCGCTGATCGGCGGCTACGTGGGCGCCATGGGCGAGCTGCCCCGGCTTTACGCCACGGTCTGGAATCCGGGCCAGGAGCGCTGGGAGGTGGAACTGAACGAAGACAGCCCGAGCCCCGACGAGCTGGCCGTGGCCGGATGGTATGATAAGAGCGCCGACCCGAGCTTCACCGAGGCGGAAACGGACGCCTTTGCCCAGCCCCTGGGCCTGTGGGCCGAAGGGGTGCGTGACAACAACGGGGACTGGCGCAGGTTTTCCTTCCCCGCCGAATGGCGCGGCCCGTACATGGCCGCCCCGCGCGACCCGTATCCTGACGACAATCCCTTCGAGTACGGCGACGGCACGGACCCCGAGGACCGCTGGTTCGTCCTGCGCCACAGCGAGGGCCGCCTGCAGGACGGCTGGGGCCGGGCCTTCGTGGTGCTCACCGCCGGGGAGGAGGCCACCGATACAGGCGCGCCCCGTAGCCTGGTCTTCATCAGCGCCGGGCCCGATGGGGATTACAATCCTGAAGGGCTGCTGGACGATCCGCCCACGGGCCTCAACGCGGACAACCTCATCTACCGCATCACCCGTCACGAGGCGGAGGACACGACCCTCAAGATCGCCCGCACCTGGGCCCGGCTCCAGGCCCTGCGCGCGGCCATCCTCGCCCCCCGGCGCACCGCCTCCGGCGCCCAGGCCGAGCCCATGGGCTACGCGGCGGACGTGGGCGGCGTGGAAACGCTCTTCGGCTCGTTCGTCTACCACGGCACCTCGCCCAGCGGGCGGGTCTACGTCTGCACCAGGAGCCATGCGGACACGCAGGAGCCAAGCACCGGTTCGTCCTACTGGAAGGCCGTGACCGGGACCGTGGACCGGGCCCAGTTCCCGGGCCTCCCCGCATGGGCGGCGGGCGCCCAGTACGTCCAGCCCCGGCCCTACCTGCTGCTGGCCAACGCGGACCATGTGCTGGTGGACGATGTGGCCTACCGCTGCACTGAGGAGGAAGGCGCGTACTGCTCGGGCGCCCCGCCCGCGTCCTCGGACTGGGAGGCGACAACGGACGTGGGATTCCCGGAACTCGGGCTTTTCGCCAAGGACGGCACCAAGCACGATGTCGGGGAGTGCGGACCCTATCAGCCCGTGTCCAACTACTACGCCGGAGCCGGAGCCCTGCCCTGGTGGGGTGTGAACACCGTGGACGGCCAGCCGCCCCTGGCCCTGGGCTGGCGCGGGGGTTACGCGGCCGCGCCAGCGGACGGCCCGCCCCTGTGGCATGACGCCTGGGACCGCCCGCTCATGGTGCGCGTCGATCACCAGGGCAACGTCCATCTGGCCAGCAAGGGCGTCAACGCTTCGGACGCCGGGGATTCCTCCGCCGACGATCTGGCCGTAACCCTGTTCCGCCACGAATTCGAGGTGCCCGTGCGGGTGGTGGTGCGTGCCGCTGGCGCCATCCAGCCCCGGGACGGCGGGCAGTCCCAGTCCCGGGTGGAGCTGTGGGCGCCTCTCAATGGCAAGCTGCACCTGTGGCAGGCCGGGGCCAACGGCACGGTTCCTGACGAGGTCTTCCGCTTCGGGCGTACTGAGAGCGACGATTTGAGCGTGGCCCTGCTGCCTGCGGAGCAGGTCAAGGACACGGACGTGGCCATCAAGGAGGTGGCGACGGACAGTGCCGTCTCCATGCCCGCAGAACGCTTCGTGCCCGTGGGCCGGGCCTATATGGAGTACCGCCAGCAGGACTTCAAGAATTCGGACGCGGGCACGGGCTACTACGCCTCGCCGCACCCCACGCAGACCACCAACGGCACCAGCACGGGCCCCCCGGGCTGCCAGAAGACCGTGACCATCTACCCCCTGGGCGGCGAGGGCTACGAGCTGTGCGCCGACTAG
- a CDS encoding SpoIID/LytB domain-containing protein, producing MPLHVLAVAWLALAPGAARAQGQAEAAVERALLLTALGRHDRARLEYAALAASDAAPAVRRFAVLEAARSSLAMGAADDAALILAEALAAGSGLGQDPDFQTRACAEAVALARAGARLPGALERACADCLGPPAAPPQAASPSPWPAGRADSSPEVRVLLARGPVLRLEVPAGTLLRAGGAARALPAGTLTLTLEGAAPGFALRGTWAGGALPCGAEAWLEPRGGLARLGQGLYGPRLRLVPLDGQVAAVQHVALETYLRGVVPAEMPAAWPAEAHKAQAVAARTYALAHRGAPGRSFDLYADERSQVYLGQGRAAPATDRAVLATRGQVLTHEGKPFAAYYHAHSGGWIEGAGSGMPGPAPVLAPGPDPAGALAPPMPWRVDVGQAELLAALARAGHRATRVLGLDVAEASPGGRARVFSVTSESGVLRLPAGRLRALLGPSGPRSLLCRVRPAAGGFTFIGQGFGHGVGMSQHGAAALARSGLGYQDILARYYRGARLERLPWPGADQATIQPQGEGT from the coding sequence TTGCCCCTGCATGTGCTGGCCGTGGCCTGGCTGGCCCTGGCCCCTGGCGCGGCCCGGGCCCAGGGCCAGGCCGAGGCCGCCGTGGAGCGCGCCTTGCTGCTGACGGCCCTGGGCCGCCACGACCGGGCCCGGCTGGAATACGCGGCCCTGGCCGCGTCCGACGCCGCGCCCGCCGTGCGGCGCTTCGCGGTGCTGGAGGCCGCGCGTAGCTCCCTGGCCATGGGCGCGGCGGACGACGCCGCCCTGATCCTGGCCGAAGCCCTGGCTGCCGGATCGGGCCTGGGCCAGGACCCCGACTTCCAGACCCGGGCTTGCGCCGAGGCCGTGGCCCTGGCCCGCGCCGGGGCGCGGCTGCCCGGGGCCCTGGAGCGCGCCTGTGCGGACTGCCTGGGGCCGCCCGCAGCCCCGCCGCAGGCCGCCTCGCCCTCGCCCTGGCCCGCAGGCCGGGCCGATTCTTCGCCCGAGGTGCGCGTGCTGCTGGCCCGGGGCCCGGTCCTGCGCCTGGAGGTGCCCGCCGGGACGCTGCTGCGCGCCGGGGGCGCGGCCCGGGCCCTGCCCGCCGGAACGCTCACGCTGACCCTGGAGGGCGCCGCCCCGGGCTTCGCCCTGCGCGGCACCTGGGCCGGGGGGGCGCTGCCCTGCGGGGCCGAGGCCTGGTTGGAGCCCCGGGGCGGGCTGGCGCGCCTGGGCCAGGGGCTGTACGGCCCGCGCCTGCGTCTGGTGCCCCTGGATGGTCAGGTGGCGGCGGTGCAGCACGTCGCCCTGGAAACGTATCTGCGCGGCGTGGTGCCCGCCGAGATGCCCGCCGCCTGGCCCGCCGAGGCCCACAAGGCCCAGGCCGTGGCCGCGCGGACCTACGCCCTGGCCCACCGGGGCGCGCCCGGGCGGTCCTTCGACCTCTACGCCGACGAGCGCAGCCAGGTCTACCTCGGCCAGGGCCGCGCCGCCCCGGCCACGGACCGCGCCGTGCTGGCCACCCGGGGCCAGGTGCTGACCCACGAGGGCAAGCCCTTTGCCGCCTACTACCACGCCCACAGCGGCGGCTGGATCGAGGGCGCGGGGTCCGGGATGCCCGGCCCGGCGCCGGTGCTGGCCCCGGGGCCGGACCCCGCCGGAGCCCTGGCCCCGCCCATGCCCTGGCGCGTGGATGTCGGCCAGGCGGAGCTGCTGGCGGCCCTGGCCCGCGCCGGGCACCGGGCCACCCGCGTGCTGGGGCTGGACGTGGCCGAGGCCAGCCCCGGGGGGCGGGCGCGGGTCTTTTCCGTAACCAGCGAATCCGGGGTGCTGCGCCTGCCCGCCGGGCGGCTGCGGGCGCTCCTGGGGCCCTCGGGGCCGCGCAGCCTGCTGTGCCGCGTGCGCCCCGCCGCAGGCGGCTTCACCTTCATCGGCCAGGGCTTCGGCCACGGGGTGGGCATGAGCCAGCACGGCGCCGCCGCCCTGGCCCGCTCCGGCCTGGGCTACCAGGACATCCTGGCCCGCTACTACCGGGGCGCGCGCCTGGAGCGCCTGCCCTGGCCGGGGGCGGACCAGGCAACCATCCAACCGCAAGGAGAGGGGACATGA
- a CDS encoding GspE/PulE family protein, whose translation MSSAILGAAQVMAAPGGERAPGRTQEGPPARRLLGGLLLEQGKIDDEQLATALRVKAKERAPLGQVLVRLGYVSEQDVARAVARGAGLPYVDLDELSLDPAAAQALPEAVARRSGVLPLAVDDTTLCVAVERPLAPQLRRNLERAVRRQIREHVALPGRLREHIERAYERGILEANADAGPAEIVASFIERAARMKASDIHLEAMKDRVRLRFRTDGMLREIETFPPELHPGLVSRIKVMAGMDIADTRQSQDGAIQVTAMGRPLDIRVSSLPTIHGEKVVMRLLASEGHRLTLEAIGLAPDHLEAFRGLIRRPHGIILIVGPTGSGKSTTLSAALNTINDPAINITTVEDPVEYKIDGVTQVHVGHNNKVDFAGALRTILRQDPDVIMVGEVRDAETAEIALRAALTGHLVLTTLHTNDAPGALPRLIDMGCERFLVASSVTGVLAQRLVRVLCDRCKEPFSPDEALVRQMGLDPDDGPQTWYAPRGCPLCQGVGYRGRIGVFEFMLVDGALRGAVMRGQSADALGELAQAAGMRSLRQDAVAKLVAGTTSVQEVQRVTIGD comes from the coding sequence ATGTCTAGCGCCATCCTGGGTGCAGCGCAGGTCATGGCGGCCCCGGGGGGGGAGCGGGCGCCGGGCCGGACGCAGGAGGGGCCCCCGGCCCGACGCCTGCTGGGCGGCCTGCTGCTGGAGCAGGGCAAGATCGACGACGAGCAGCTGGCCACGGCCTTGCGCGTCAAGGCCAAGGAACGCGCGCCCCTGGGCCAGGTGCTGGTGCGCCTGGGCTATGTGAGCGAGCAGGACGTGGCCCGCGCCGTGGCCCGGGGTGCCGGGCTGCCCTATGTGGACCTGGACGAACTGTCCCTGGACCCGGCGGCGGCCCAGGCCCTGCCCGAGGCCGTGGCCCGGCGCAGCGGCGTGCTGCCCCTGGCCGTGGACGACACGACCCTGTGCGTGGCCGTGGAGCGGCCCCTGGCCCCGCAGTTGCGGCGCAACCTCGAACGCGCCGTGCGCCGCCAGATCAGGGAGCATGTGGCCCTGCCGGGCAGGCTGCGCGAGCACATCGAGCGCGCCTACGAGCGCGGCATCCTGGAGGCCAATGCCGACGCGGGGCCCGCCGAGATCGTGGCCTCGTTCATCGAGCGCGCCGCGCGCATGAAGGCCTCGGACATCCACCTGGAAGCCATGAAGGACCGGGTGCGCCTGCGCTTTCGCACCGACGGCATGCTGCGCGAGATCGAGACCTTCCCGCCCGAACTGCACCCCGGGCTGGTTTCGCGCATCAAGGTCATGGCGGGCATGGACATCGCCGACACCCGCCAGTCCCAGGACGGGGCCATCCAGGTCACGGCCATGGGGCGGCCGCTGGACATCCGCGTCTCCAGCCTGCCGACCATCCACGGCGAGAAGGTGGTCATGCGCCTTCTGGCCAGCGAGGGCCACCGCCTGACCCTGGAGGCCATCGGCCTGGCGCCGGACCATCTGGAAGCCTTTCGCGGGCTCATCCGCCGCCCCCACGGCATCATTCTCATCGTCGGGCCCACGGGCTCGGGCAAGTCCACCACCCTGAGCGCGGCGCTCAACACCATCAACGACCCGGCCATCAACATCACCACCGTCGAGGACCCCGTGGAATACAAGATCGACGGGGTGACGCAGGTCCATGTGGGCCACAACAACAAGGTGGACTTCGCCGGGGCCCTGCGCACCATCCTGCGCCAGGACCCCGACGTGATCATGGTCGGCGAGGTCCGCGACGCCGAAACCGCCGAGATCGCCCTGCGCGCCGCCCTCACCGGCCACCTGGTGCTGACCACCCTGCACACCAACGACGCCCCCGGCGCCCTGCCCCGGCTCATCGACATGGGCTGCGAGCGCTTCCTGGTGGCCTCGTCGGTGACGGGGGTGCTGGCCCAGCGGCTGGTGCGCGTGTTGTGCGACCGCTGCAAGGAGCCCTTCAGCCCCGACGAGGCCCTGGTGCGCCAGATGGGCCTGGACCCGGACGACGGACCGCAGACCTGGTACGCCCCCCGGGGCTGCCCGCTGTGCCAGGGCGTGGGCTACCGGGGGCGCATCGGCGTGTTCGAGTTCATGCTTGTGGACGGCGCCCTGCGCGGGGCGGTGATGCGCGGCCAGTCGGCCGACGCCCTGGGCGAGCTGGCCCAGGCCGCCGGGATGCGCAGCCTGCGCCAGGACGCCGTGGCCAAGCTCGTGGCCGGAACGACTTCCGTGCAGGAGGTCCAGCGGGTGACCATCGGTGACTAG
- a CDS encoding SurA N-terminal domain-containing protein, whose product MTVFGISARGVCAAAGAAALALALGAGSILAQEQAPAPQAPALQQDTRTLLVVDDAQVPRWMFDNALRDKLGQAQAQGRTVDDALRRELAAGVLDNLIQMELLAAEARRRGVQASPQAGELRAGIVAAQSGSEQEFAARLAKAGMTREQYVVLWQQQASVNRLVEEVIQPGITLSEVELRARYMRDRDQLVVPPRVRVAEVFLPLGAPGQPAGADLRARALAALAQARVALEAGEGDFLPRAEALARELDADFPGATARELGWVLSSRGESGIPREVRQGAAGFLGQPVGSKRGAHLHAVLEAQPRRTAEFGEVREEMAAQMREERTPAAIEALIRQLRERAAVQVLMDVP is encoded by the coding sequence ATGACGGTGTTCGGGATTTCGGCGCGCGGCGTGTGCGCGGCGGCGGGTGCGGCGGCCCTGGCCCTGGCCCTGGGGGCGGGGTCCATTCTGGCGCAGGAGCAGGCTCCGGCCCCGCAGGCCCCCGCGTTGCAGCAGGACACGCGGACCCTGCTGGTGGTGGACGACGCGCAGGTGCCGCGCTGGATGTTCGACAACGCCCTGCGCGACAAGCTCGGCCAGGCCCAGGCCCAGGGCCGGACTGTGGACGACGCCCTGCGCCGCGAGCTGGCCGCCGGGGTGCTGGACAACCTGATCCAGATGGAACTGCTCGCCGCCGAGGCCCGGCGCCGGGGGGTGCAGGCCAGCCCCCAGGCCGGGGAGTTGCGGGCGGGCATCGTCGCCGCCCAGAGCGGCTCGGAGCAGGAATTCGCCGCGCGCCTGGCCAAGGCGGGCATGACCCGCGAGCAATACGTGGTCCTGTGGCAGCAGCAGGCCTCGGTGAACCGTCTGGTGGAGGAGGTCATCCAGCCGGGCATCACCCTTTCGGAGGTCGAGCTGCGTGCGCGCTACATGCGCGACCGCGACCAGTTGGTGGTGCCGCCCCGGGTGCGCGTGGCCGAGGTCTTTCTGCCCCTGGGCGCCCCGGGCCAACCCGCCGGTGCGGACCTGCGCGCCCGGGCCTTGGCGGCCCTGGCCCAGGCGCGCGTGGCTTTGGAGGCCGGGGAGGGGGACTTCCTGCCCCGGGCCGAGGCCCTGGCCCGGGAGCTGGACGCGGATTTCCCCGGGGCCACGGCCCGCGAGCTGGGCTGGGTGCTGTCCAGCCGGGGCGAATCGGGCATCCCCAGGGAGGTGCGCCAGGGCGCGGCGGGGTTCCTTGGCCAGCCCGTGGGTTCCAAGCGTGGGGCGCATTTGCATGCGGTGCTGGAGGCCCAGCCCCGGCGCACGGCGGAGTTCGGCGAGGTGCGCGAGGAAATGGCGGCCCAGATGCGCGAGGAGCGCACCCCGGCGGCCATCGAGGCGTTGATCCGGCAGTTGCGCGAGCGCGCCGCCGTGCAGGTGCTCATGGACGTGCCCTGA
- a CDS encoding type II secretion system F family protein has protein sequence MPDFVYVSLDGSGNRSRGVVSAANSAAAAAQLKAQGIFALDIRPRRGGAKGQAGGGTSNPLDMEIDLSALGLGGPKAGDVALFFRQLSVLLESGVSLMRAIAVLGGQAHKSAMRRMLARITDRLAQGMPLSAALGEERRVFGGPIIRLIEAAELSGELGLIMTRVAEQLEARQDFKRKLISTMIYPAMVVSMAGVAIFVMTVVVVPKFIPMLKGGKGLPESTLMVMAASAWIQENLRAIGYGMLATPVVVLLARRSPALGLAIDHAVLHVPLLGSIVRYGVVVTLCRTLSTMYASGVPLVEALRTVRGTLANAAAIRVVDAMIERVLDGGRMSVSLLEASGVIPAMAGEMVAMGEESGEMERVLNLAADIHEKLLDVMVKRMNAAIEPLLIIVLGGIVGFVMYALISGMLATYGA, from the coding sequence ATGCCTGATTTCGTCTATGTGTCCCTGGACGGGTCGGGCAACCGCTCGCGGGGCGTGGTCAGCGCGGCCAATTCGGCGGCGGCGGCGGCCCAGCTCAAGGCCCAGGGCATCTTCGCCCTGGACATCCGCCCGCGCAGGGGCGGGGCCAAGGGCCAGGCCGGGGGCGGGACCTCCAACCCGCTGGACATGGAGATCGACCTCTCGGCCCTGGGCCTGGGCGGGCCCAAGGCCGGGGATGTGGCCCTGTTCTTCCGCCAGCTTTCGGTGCTGCTGGAGTCGGGCGTGAGCCTCATGCGCGCCATCGCGGTGCTCGGCGGCCAGGCCCACAAATCGGCCATGCGCCGGATGCTCGCGCGCATCACCGACCGCCTGGCCCAGGGCATGCCGCTCTCCGCCGCCCTGGGCGAGGAGCGGCGCGTGTTCGGCGGGCCCATCATCCGGCTCATCGAGGCCGCCGAGCTTTCGGGCGAGCTGGGGCTGATCATGACCCGCGTGGCCGAGCAGCTCGAAGCGCGCCAGGATTTCAAGCGCAAGCTCATCTCGACCATGATCTATCCGGCCATGGTCGTGTCCATGGCCGGGGTGGCCATCTTCGTGATGACCGTGGTGGTGGTGCCCAAGTTCATCCCCATGCTCAAGGGCGGCAAGGGGTTGCCCGAGTCCACGCTCATGGTCATGGCCGCCTCGGCCTGGATCCAGGAGAACCTGCGGGCCATCGGCTACGGGATGCTGGCCACGCCGGTGGTCGTGCTGCTGGCGCGGCGCTCGCCCGCCCTGGGCTTGGCCATCGACCACGCGGTTTTGCATGTGCCGCTGCTGGGCAGCATCGTGCGCTACGGGGTGGTGGTCACCCTGTGCCGGACGCTTTCCACCATGTACGCCAGCGGCGTGCCCCTGGTGGAGGCCCTGCGCACCGTGCGCGGCACCCTGGCCAACGCGGCGGCCATCCGCGTGGTGGACGCCATGATCGAGCGGGTGCTCGACGGGGGGCGGATGTCCGTGTCGCTGCTGGAGGCGAGCGGGGTGATCCCGGCCATGGCGGGCGAGATGGTAGCCATGGGCGAGGAGAGCGGCGAGATGGAGCGCGTGCTCAACCTGGCGGCGGACATCCACGAGAAGCTGCTGGATGTGATGGTCAAGCGCATGAACGCGGCCATCGAGCCGCTGCTGATCATCGTGCTGGGCGGCATCGTTGGCTTCGTGATGTACGCGCTGATTTCCGGAATGCTCGCCACCTACGGGGCGTGA